In Astyanax mexicanus isolate ESR-SI-001 chromosome 17, AstMex3_surface, whole genome shotgun sequence, a single window of DNA contains:
- the LOC103026898 gene encoding potassium channel subfamily K member 4, with translation MRCSTLLVIFAAVLLYLVMGALVFNALEAPAEEKQYNELYDNLRNTCSIFLESYSCISSENLHELLENITEAIEAGVNAKNNTFSSSWDLASAFFFSGTIITTIGYGNISPQTKWGKLFCICYALVGIPLFGFLLAGVGDHLGTGLRKAIAKIEMLFMKWKVSPTIIRVISALLSIMLGLALFVFVPTMVFQEVEEWDVLDSTYFVVITLTTVGFGDYVAGDGNVYGQDHWYKPLVWFWILLGLAYFVSILAMIGNWLLVLSKKTRAEMEELRAHATDWTQNIQNMSVDFRIPGKLDETFKRRSRRKRRGHRSHGGTHSHSGAAPGEGGQPGSHSGSGSSGSYSTSSNESDSEKSEAGSAGTQTERVQDKDEKEPSTLPKISKDPTISQPLDYFGENLAFIDESSDAVSGKLHLDPLMDSSDYQAAVQQKAKKRRPRRPAPRKSPKTSPTMLEHSKPNGDAVPPNHTPPPPPKP, from the exons ATGCGCTGCTCAACGCTGTTGGTTATCTTTGCGGCTGTCCTTCTCTACCTGGTGATGGGGGCATTGGTGTTCAATGCACTGGAGGCCCCAGCTGAGGAAAAACAATACAATGAGCTGTACGACAACCTGCGGAACACATGCAGCATATTCTTAGAGAGTTATAGCTGCATAAGCTCTGAAAATCTACACGAACTCCTTGAG AACATTACAGAAGCCATTGAAGCAGGGGTCAACGCAAAGAACAACACGTTCAGCAGCAGCTGGGACCTGGCTAGTGCTTTCTTCTTCTCCGGCACCATCATCACTACCATCG GTTATGGGAATATCTCCCCACAGACAAAATGGGGCAAGCTGTTCTGCATCTGCTATGCCCTGGTAGGCATCCCCTTGTTTGGGTTCCTGCTAGCTGGAGTAGGGGACCATCTGGGCACAGGGCTGAGGAAGGCCATCGCTAAGATAGAGATGCTGTTCATG AAGTGGAAAGTGAGCCCCACTATTATACGAGTCATATCTGCTTTGCTGTCCATCATGCTGGGCCTTGCGCTCTTTGTCTTTGTTCCCACGATGGTGTTCCAAGAGGTGGAGGAGTGGGACGTGCTGGACTCCACCTACTTCGTGGTCATCACATTAACCACTGTGGGCTTTGGAGACTATGTCGCTG GTGATGGAAATGTGTATGGGCAAGACCACTGGTACAAACCTCTGGTGTGGTTTTGGATCTTACTCGGCTTGGCCTACTTTGTTTCCATTCTCGCAATGATTGGAAACTGGCTTCTTGTCCTATCCAAAAAGACACGCGCTGAG ATGGAAGAGCTGAGAGCACATGCAACTGACTGGACTCAGAACATCCAGAACATGTCTGTGGATTTCCGCATCCCTGGCAAACTGGATGAAACATTCAAGCGTCGTTCACGGAGAAAGCGTCGTGGCCACCGCAGTCATGGTGGCACCCACAGCCATTCAGGTGCAGCTCCAGGAGAGGGCGGACAGCCCGGCAGCCATTCAGGCTCCGGATCCTCTGGCTCGTACTCAACATCGTCTAATGAGTCAGACTCTGAGAAGTCTGAGGCAGGCTCAGCGGGTACTCAGACGGAACGAGTCCAAGATAAAGATGAGAAAGAACCTAGCACGCTCCCTAAAATTTCTAAAGACCCCACTATCTCCCAACCGTTGGATTACTTTGGAGAGAATCTCGCCTTCATTGACGAGTCTTCAGATGCTGTTAGTGGGAAGCTTCACCTGGACCCACTGATGGACTCATCAGATTATCAAGCAGCTGTGCAGCAGAAGGCCAAGAAGAGACGTCCAAGGAGACCAGCGCCAAGGAAATCGCCCAAAACTAGCCCCACCATGCTGGAGCACAGTAAGCCAAATGGGGATGCTGTGCCTCCTAATCACACCCCACCTCCTCCACCAAAGCCTTAA